Within Sphingobium sp. KCTC 72723, the genomic segment ACATAGCGGATCACCTTCACGCTCTCGCGCAAATGGGTCAGCAATTTGCGTTCCGGCTCGCCATACATGCCGGTGACGCAACTCTTGATGCTGGACCCCAGCCCCAGCACGAAGCGCCCGCCCGAAATCCGGTCGACGTCCATCGCCGCATAGGCGGTTTCGACTGGGCTGCGCGTGCCCGCGATCGCGACGCCGGTGCCGACTTTCAGATTGCTGGTCAATGCGGCCGTTGCCGCCATCGGCACGAAGGGCGGGCCGTAGATCTGGAGCGAAAAACAGCCCTCGAAGCCGACCTGTTCCATCTGCTGCCCGATCCCGCCCATCATGGGGGCGGGCAGGGTCGGCATGACGCCCCACCAGCGGCGTTCGCCGCCGACGGCATTGGCGAGCTGTGTCATGGAAATTTCCCGAAAAAAATCGGGCGGACCGTCATGGTCCGCCCTTCAGGGGGAGGGGGAAATCAGAACTGGAACAGTTCCTTACGCAGGCCGATGATATCGCTGCAATCGGCGCTCACATTATCGCGATAGGCAAAATCGCCCTTCGCCTGCCGATCGCTCAATTCCATCATCGCCATGCGATACCGCTGGCCGGCCTGGTCAAACTTGCTGTGCAAATCCTTGCGATCGGTATGGCGCATATAGCGGGGGCTTTGTGGGGAGGTCATATAGCTGTCCTGCCGCGACACTTTGTAACCGGCCTTGGGCATGACATAGCTGAACATGCGCCCGGCATTGCTGGTATTCATGACCATTTCCATCCGGGTGCGGTCCCGCGTTTCGGGGGTGCATGGGTGGAACAGCGGCACGTCGTCACCGGGGCTGAACCGGCCATAGGCGATCGCGCAGTGCGACCGCAGATAGATGCGGATCACCTGCCGCACATTCTGGGTCGGCTGCTTGATTCCGCTGAAGAATTTCATCACCGGCGCGACCGATTTGTTGACGCAGGTGCGGACCATGGTGACAGTCTCGCTGTCGTAAAATGTCTCGATCGTTTCGCTATCCGACCGTTCGTCGCCGACCACGTCGGCGTGCAGGAAATCGGCATGGGTCAGGTCGATCAGATTCTCCAGGCTGATCGGCGCGGAGCTTTCGAAACGCACCGTCGCCGTCATATGGCGGGGCAGGCCACCCTTGGGCGGAAGGAAGGGCAGGCTGGGCAAATGGCGCGGATCGGCAGCCAGCGGATTGCCCAGCCAGGCCCAGACGACGCCATAATGTTCCATCACCGGATAACGGCCGCGCGCGTCGGTGTAATCGCTCTTGTCGCGCACCACGCGCTCATTGGGGTGGAACTCGCTCGCCACGACCACGCCATTGTCGCGCCACAGGAAGATAGGGTTGGAATAGACGGCGCGGCGCACCGGCTTGCCCGTCACCGAATAATCGTGGGCAACCGGGAACCAGCTGTCGCGCATTACGATATTGTGCGGCACCCAACGGTTGACGACATTCATGGCGATGGGGCTGCCACCCGATGGCGGCGCGCTATGGTTTTCGTCAGAGACGGGGCGATCGGCGATTTCCAACATGTTCAAATCCTCCTTCAGGCCGCTACGGTCTGGTCATGGGTATCCTGCGTTGCGTCGAGCAGGGCGTTGCGCAAATCCTCGCCATGGAGCGATACGGTCGGTTTGGTGGTCCGCAGCTTCGATCCGTCGATGGACGAAAGGACGGTCAGCGGATTGACCCCGCGCAACATCGCGCCGCGCAGCCCGGCCCGGCGGACGCCCAGTTCCGCGCGCCAGCGCACTGCGGTCACACCGCGCGCTGCTGGGACGGGCGACAGGACGGCATGGAGCAGGTCGTTGAAGGCGTCGTCGCGCAGCGTCAGATGCGTCTCGCCGGTCAGCGGATGGGTGCGGGTCAGCAGCGTCAACGGAAATTCGGCGACGAAATGGGATGGCCAGTGCAGCGGATACCACTGGCAACTGCGCTCCATCACCAGCATCCCGCCCTCTTCATGCAGTTCGGACATGATATAGGGGCTGAACCGCACACCGCGGATCGACAGGATCAGCGCGGGATCATCATATAGCGCATCCAGATATTCCTGATGGCTGCAACTGACATTGACGGTGCCGATATAGCGATATTTGGGTTCCGCGCTCAGCGGCGCTTCCGCCTTGGGGTTCAGACAGACGCGCACGAAACCGGCCTGTTCGCTGACGCCAAAGGCATTGGCCTTGTAGATCGGCGGAAATTTCTGCTGATCCTTCATGTTCGGGATCTCTTTCAGCCGCCCCGTCTCGCCATCATAGCTCCAGCCATGATAGCCGCACTGGATCAGCCCATTGTCGCGGATACAGCCCAGCGACAACGGTGCGCGGCGGTGCGGACAGCGGTCCTCCAGCGCGCGGGCAATGCCCTGATTGTCGCGCCACAGCACCACCGGCTGCTCGCCAATATCCACCGACAGCGGCTTTTTGGACGTGACTTCCTCAGACCGGGCGACGGCCCACCAAAGATCGGTATCGAGACTCATGGCGCTTATCCTTACTCCTGTGATTAAATTGACGTATGACAATTTATATGTCAACGTCTTTTCACTATGGATCAGCTGATGCTCGATCGACCCCCGCGCGCCCGTGGCCGCCCCGCCCTCAACGCCGTCCAGGCCGTGGACGAGGACAAGCTGCTGGGCCTGGCCTTTGCGACCTTCGCCGAACGCGGCTATGAAGGGACGACGCTGCGCGACCTGTCGAAACGGTTGGGCGTCAGCCACAATCTGCTCAACGTGCGTTTCGGGCGGAAGGAGGATCTGTGGGTTCGCGCGGTCGATTGGCGCATGGCGCAAGCGTCGCCCTTCGTTGAAGCCGCGTTCGACGAACCGGCTGATGCCGAAGTCCGGTTGCGTCACCTGATCCAGCGCTTTTGCCTGTGGGCGACCCGCAATGGCGACATCGTCTCGCTCACCAATGTCGAAGGATGCCGCTCGACCTGGCGGCTCGACCATATCGTCGAACATTTCGTGTTGCCATTTCAGCGGCGGCTCGATGACCTGCTGGACGCGGTGCGGCGGCAGCGGTCGGTGCATGGCCTGTCGACTCCGGCGCTGATGGCGCTGCTGGTGCAGGGTGTGGGCTATTATTTCTGCGCCGTGCCGATGCAACAGCGTTTGGGCGCTGGCGGCGAAGTGGATGACGCCCATGCCGCCGCGCAGGCCGACCGGCTTGCCGACTTCCTGCTCGCCGCGCTGCTTCCTCCCATTGCCTGACTTGCGCCGCCGTCAGTCTTCCGGCGCGATGGTAACGGTCAGGCCGGATAATGCGTCGCTCATCATCACCTGGCAGGACAGGCGGGAGTTTTCGTTACGATGGGGCGATCCGTCGAGCAGGTCGCTTTCATCCTCCGTTACCGGCGGCAGGATCGCGGCGACCGCCGGATCGACATAGACGTGGCACGTCGCGCAGGAACAGCAACCACCGCACAGCGCCAGCAATTCGTCGAATCCGGCATCACGAATGGCCTCCATCACCGAAACATTGGCGGGCGCATCAATCGTCTTGCAGGTGCCGTCGCGGGTGATGACGTTCAGTTCGGGCATGATATTCCTCGTCTGGAATCGGAATGATCGGCCAGTCCTATGCGCCCGGACGCCCCGCCCTGCCTGTCGAAAGACAGGGCGGGGCAGGGCTTATTTCACTTCGACCTGGACCGGAAACCGATCGAAATAGAAGCCGAAGGGGCGCCGCAATTCTTCCCCGGTGACGTGGAAATCCCGCTCCAGGTCATAGACGATCTT encodes:
- a CDS encoding 2Fe-2S iron-sulfur cluster-binding protein translates to MPELNVITRDGTCKTIDAPANVSVMEAIRDAGFDELLALCGGCCSCATCHVYVDPAVAAILPPVTEDESDLLDGSPHRNENSRLSCQVMMSDALSGLTVTIAPED
- a CDS encoding oxygenase, whose product is MLEIADRPVSDENHSAPPSGGSPIAMNVVNRWVPHNIVMRDSWFPVAHDYSVTGKPVRRAVYSNPIFLWRDNGVVVASEFHPNERVVRDKSDYTDARGRYPVMEHYGVVWAWLGNPLAADPRHLPSLPFLPPKGGLPRHMTATVRFESSAPISLENLIDLTHADFLHADVVGDERSDSETIETFYDSETVTMVRTCVNKSVAPVMKFFSGIKQPTQNVRQVIRIYLRSHCAIAYGRFSPGDDVPLFHPCTPETRDRTRMEMVMNTSNAGRMFSYVMPKAGYKVSRQDSYMTSPQSPRYMRHTDRKDLHSKFDQAGQRYRMAMMELSDRQAKGDFAYRDNVSADCSDIIGLRKELFQF
- a CDS encoding Rieske 2Fe-2S domain-containing protein; protein product: MSLDTDLWWAVARSEEVTSKKPLSVDIGEQPVVLWRDNQGIARALEDRCPHRRAPLSLGCIRDNGLIQCGYHGWSYDGETGRLKEIPNMKDQQKFPPIYKANAFGVSEQAGFVRVCLNPKAEAPLSAEPKYRYIGTVNVSCSHQEYLDALYDDPALILSIRGVRFSPYIMSELHEEGGMLVMERSCQWYPLHWPSHFVAEFPLTLLTRTHPLTGETHLTLRDDAFNDLLHAVLSPVPAARGVTAVRWRAELGVRRAGLRGAMLRGVNPLTVLSSIDGSKLRTTKPTVSLHGEDLRNALLDATQDTHDQTVAA
- a CDS encoding TetR/AcrR family transcriptional regulator yields the protein MLDRPPRARGRPALNAVQAVDEDKLLGLAFATFAERGYEGTTLRDLSKRLGVSHNLLNVRFGRKEDLWVRAVDWRMAQASPFVEAAFDEPADAEVRLRHLIQRFCLWATRNGDIVSLTNVEGCRSTWRLDHIVEHFVLPFQRRLDDLLDAVRRQRSVHGLSTPALMALLVQGVGYYFCAVPMQQRLGAGGEVDDAHAAAQADRLADFLLAALLPPIA